In one window of Mobula birostris isolate sMobBir1 chromosome 25, sMobBir1.hap1, whole genome shotgun sequence DNA:
- the eral1 gene encoding GTPase Era, mitochondrial isoform X3: MLSGVALLRVLGNLSRRSCGTAGAFLANDSFHRVICLPGSYYGSNSALGEILGVEKPATENLIGQYPPAVSISKDEQESLLHHQPDQPPNPQVLRVAIIGAPNAGKSTLSNQLLHRKVFPVSSKVHTTRCRAQGVITEGETQIVLLDTPGLISPTKVKRHNLEKSLLVDPWHSVKAADLVLVLVDVSDHWTRNKLHTEVMKCLSQNPQIPAVLALNKVDLLKCKGLLLDLTIKLTEGIVNNKKLKVKPRYNSLPQPIGRERTGEAGDMPVKQARNQDSTVDVSEETHSPHSQGDLHRLEISSDSNNSIYQPVGTETAQQQASAPPHGTSENWKNRQGWPHFKEVFMLSAVNGEEVDTLRDTELWEEGPSGELRILQNLTVARKNHAKLLIGQGGSLIGKIARDVGQDLMNVFLCDVQLRLRVKVKK; the protein is encoded by the exons ATGTTGAGCGGGGTGGCGCTCCTCCGGGTGCTCGGCAACCTGAGCAGGCGGAGCTGCGGAACAG CAGGTGCCTTTCTtgcaaatgactcatttcacaGGGTCATCTGTTTACCAGGAAGTTACTATGGAAGTAACTCAGCTTTGGGAGAAATCTTGGGTGTCGAGAAACCAGCGACTGAGAATCTCATCGGCCAGTACCCTCCTGCTGTTTCCATCAGTAAAG ACGAGCAGGAgagcctcctccaccatcagccagACCAGCCACCAAACCCACAAGTGCTGAGAGTTGCAATTATCGGTGCTCCCAATGCTGGAAAATCCACTCTGTCAAATCAGCTTCTACATAGGAAG GTCTTTCCGGTTTCGAGCAAGGTCCACACGACACGGTGTCGAGCTCAGGGAGTCATCACGGAAGGAGAGACCCAAATA GTTCTCCTTGATACTCCTGGACTCATTTCTCCCACCAAAGTGAAAAG GCACAATTTGGAGAAGTCACTGCTGGTTGATCCCTGGCACTCGGTAAAGGCAGCAGACCTGG TGCTTGTTTTGGTCGATGTTTCTGACCACTGGACTCGCAACAAGCTACATACTGAAGTGATGAAATGTCTTTCTCAAAATCCCCAGATTCCGGCAGTTCTCGCCCTGAATAAG GTGGACCTGTTAAAGTGCAAAGGCCTCCTCCTGGATTTGACAATCAAGCTGACAGAAGGAATAGTGAACAACAAGAAACTGAAGGTGAAGCCACGGTACAACTCACTGCCACAGCCTATTGGGAGAGAGAGAACTGGCGAAGCAGGAGACATGCCTGTCAAACAGGCAAGAAATCAGGACAGCACTGTGGATGTGTCCGAGGAAACACACAGCCCCCACTCACAAGGAGATCTACATCGTTTGGAAATATCTAGTGACAGTAACAACAGCATATATCAGCCAGTGGGCACAGAAACTGCTCAGCAGCAAGCATCTGCTCCTCCACACGGCACCTCTGAGAACTGGAAAAACCGACAGGGCTGGCCTCACTTCAAGGAGGTGTTCATGCTTTCTGCTGTCAATGGCGAGGAAGTGGATACTTTACGG GACACCGAGCTGTGGGAGGAGGGACCAAGCGGGGAGCTCCGGATTCTGCAGAACCTCACTGTTGCCAGGAAGAATCACGCG
- the eral1 gene encoding GTPase Era, mitochondrial isoform X2, which yields MLSGVALLRVLGNLSRRSCGTGAFLANDSFHRVICLPGSYYGSNSALGEILGVEKPATENLIGQYPPAVSISKDEQESLLHHQPDQPPNPQVLRVAIIGAPNAGKSTLSNQLLHRKVFPVSSKVHTTRCRAQGVITEGETQIVLLDTPGLISPTKVKRHNLEKSLLVDPWHSVKAADLVLVLVDVSDHWTRNKLHTEVMKCLSQNPQIPAVLALNKVDLLKCKGLLLDLTIKLTEGIVNNKKLKVKPRYNSLPQPIGRERTGEAGDMPVKQARNQDSTVDVSEETHSPHSQGDLHRLEISSDSNNSIYQPVGTETAQQQASAPPHGTSENWKNRQGWPHFKEVFMLSAVNGEEVDTLRHYFVSKAQPGRWDYHSDVVTDQSPQEICCNLIRERLLEYLPQEVPYNITQDTELWEEGPSGELRILQNLTVARKNHAKLLIGQGGSLIGKIARDVGQDLMNVFLCDVQLRLRVKVKK from the exons ATGTTGAGCGGGGTGGCGCTCCTCCGGGTGCTCGGCAACCTGAGCAGGCGGAGCTGCGGAACAG GTGCCTTTCTtgcaaatgactcatttcacaGGGTCATCTGTTTACCAGGAAGTTACTATGGAAGTAACTCAGCTTTGGGAGAAATCTTGGGTGTCGAGAAACCAGCGACTGAGAATCTCATCGGCCAGTACCCTCCTGCTGTTTCCATCAGTAAAG ACGAGCAGGAgagcctcctccaccatcagccagACCAGCCACCAAACCCACAAGTGCTGAGAGTTGCAATTATCGGTGCTCCCAATGCTGGAAAATCCACTCTGTCAAATCAGCTTCTACATAGGAAG GTCTTTCCGGTTTCGAGCAAGGTCCACACGACACGGTGTCGAGCTCAGGGAGTCATCACGGAAGGAGAGACCCAAATA GTTCTCCTTGATACTCCTGGACTCATTTCTCCCACCAAAGTGAAAAG GCACAATTTGGAGAAGTCACTGCTGGTTGATCCCTGGCACTCGGTAAAGGCAGCAGACCTGG TGCTTGTTTTGGTCGATGTTTCTGACCACTGGACTCGCAACAAGCTACATACTGAAGTGATGAAATGTCTTTCTCAAAATCCCCAGATTCCGGCAGTTCTCGCCCTGAATAAG GTGGACCTGTTAAAGTGCAAAGGCCTCCTCCTGGATTTGACAATCAAGCTGACAGAAGGAATAGTGAACAACAAGAAACTGAAGGTGAAGCCACGGTACAACTCACTGCCACAGCCTATTGGGAGAGAGAGAACTGGCGAAGCAGGAGACATGCCTGTCAAACAGGCAAGAAATCAGGACAGCACTGTGGATGTGTCCGAGGAAACACACAGCCCCCACTCACAAGGAGATCTACATCGTTTGGAAATATCTAGTGACAGTAACAACAGCATATATCAGCCAGTGGGCACAGAAACTGCTCAGCAGCAAGCATCTGCTCCTCCACACGGCACCTCTGAGAACTGGAAAAACCGACAGGGCTGGCCTCACTTCAAGGAGGTGTTCATGCTTTCTGCTGTCAATGGCGAGGAAGTGGATACTTTACGG CATTACTTTGTGTCAAAGGCCCAGCCAGGGCGGTGGGATTACCACAGCGACGTCGTCACCGATCAGTCACCCCAGGAGATCTGCTGTAACCTGATACGGGAGCGGTTACTGGAGTATCTGCCTCAGGAGGTGCCATACAACATCACACAG GACACCGAGCTGTGGGAGGAGGGACCAAGCGGGGAGCTCCGGATTCTGCAGAACCTCACTGTTGCCAGGAAGAATCACGCG
- the eral1 gene encoding GTPase Era, mitochondrial isoform X1, giving the protein MLSGVALLRVLGNLSRRSCGTAGAFLANDSFHRVICLPGSYYGSNSALGEILGVEKPATENLIGQYPPAVSISKDEQESLLHHQPDQPPNPQVLRVAIIGAPNAGKSTLSNQLLHRKVFPVSSKVHTTRCRAQGVITEGETQIVLLDTPGLISPTKVKRHNLEKSLLVDPWHSVKAADLVLVLVDVSDHWTRNKLHTEVMKCLSQNPQIPAVLALNKVDLLKCKGLLLDLTIKLTEGIVNNKKLKVKPRYNSLPQPIGRERTGEAGDMPVKQARNQDSTVDVSEETHSPHSQGDLHRLEISSDSNNSIYQPVGTETAQQQASAPPHGTSENWKNRQGWPHFKEVFMLSAVNGEEVDTLRHYFVSKAQPGRWDYHSDVVTDQSPQEICCNLIRERLLEYLPQEVPYNITQDTELWEEGPSGELRILQNLTVARKNHAKLLIGQGGSLIGKIARDVGQDLMNVFLCDVQLRLRVKVKK; this is encoded by the exons ATGTTGAGCGGGGTGGCGCTCCTCCGGGTGCTCGGCAACCTGAGCAGGCGGAGCTGCGGAACAG CAGGTGCCTTTCTtgcaaatgactcatttcacaGGGTCATCTGTTTACCAGGAAGTTACTATGGAAGTAACTCAGCTTTGGGAGAAATCTTGGGTGTCGAGAAACCAGCGACTGAGAATCTCATCGGCCAGTACCCTCCTGCTGTTTCCATCAGTAAAG ACGAGCAGGAgagcctcctccaccatcagccagACCAGCCACCAAACCCACAAGTGCTGAGAGTTGCAATTATCGGTGCTCCCAATGCTGGAAAATCCACTCTGTCAAATCAGCTTCTACATAGGAAG GTCTTTCCGGTTTCGAGCAAGGTCCACACGACACGGTGTCGAGCTCAGGGAGTCATCACGGAAGGAGAGACCCAAATA GTTCTCCTTGATACTCCTGGACTCATTTCTCCCACCAAAGTGAAAAG GCACAATTTGGAGAAGTCACTGCTGGTTGATCCCTGGCACTCGGTAAAGGCAGCAGACCTGG TGCTTGTTTTGGTCGATGTTTCTGACCACTGGACTCGCAACAAGCTACATACTGAAGTGATGAAATGTCTTTCTCAAAATCCCCAGATTCCGGCAGTTCTCGCCCTGAATAAG GTGGACCTGTTAAAGTGCAAAGGCCTCCTCCTGGATTTGACAATCAAGCTGACAGAAGGAATAGTGAACAACAAGAAACTGAAGGTGAAGCCACGGTACAACTCACTGCCACAGCCTATTGGGAGAGAGAGAACTGGCGAAGCAGGAGACATGCCTGTCAAACAGGCAAGAAATCAGGACAGCACTGTGGATGTGTCCGAGGAAACACACAGCCCCCACTCACAAGGAGATCTACATCGTTTGGAAATATCTAGTGACAGTAACAACAGCATATATCAGCCAGTGGGCACAGAAACTGCTCAGCAGCAAGCATCTGCTCCTCCACACGGCACCTCTGAGAACTGGAAAAACCGACAGGGCTGGCCTCACTTCAAGGAGGTGTTCATGCTTTCTGCTGTCAATGGCGAGGAAGTGGATACTTTACGG CATTACTTTGTGTCAAAGGCCCAGCCAGGGCGGTGGGATTACCACAGCGACGTCGTCACCGATCAGTCACCCCAGGAGATCTGCTGTAACCTGATACGGGAGCGGTTACTGGAGTATCTGCCTCAGGAGGTGCCATACAACATCACACAG GACACCGAGCTGTGGGAGGAGGGACCAAGCGGGGAGCTCCGGATTCTGCAGAACCTCACTGTTGCCAGGAAGAATCACGCG